One stretch of Caldinitratiruptor microaerophilus DNA includes these proteins:
- a CDS encoding sugar phosphate isomerase/epimerase family protein has translation MDAPMKRYMRPGIVHFKAYPVESGDGPIIESLLKLAEDEFFSAIEVGWMKDPRVRSEARQILEQSHLEVCYATQPAMFSQKLSLNAFDPEARRRALNQVKNCIREADQLGARWVRLTAGKDPGPERREEAKDILVDSLLQICEFAREYGDPGLTLKIFDRSIDKESLIGHFSDARDVAERVRRHFPKFGLLADLSHFPLLGEDPAEAIPMIRECLVHVHIGNCYLKDRRHPVYGDLQPRFDFPDSEVTTDDVRRFFRLLLDLGFLNPQDRPVVSAEVRPLVAGERPELIVANAKRVMEEAWALA, from the coding sequence GTGGACGCCCCGATGAAGCGCTACATGCGGCCCGGGATCGTGCACTTCAAGGCGTACCCGGTCGAGAGCGGCGACGGCCCGATCATCGAGAGCCTCCTCAAGCTGGCGGAGGACGAGTTCTTCAGCGCCATCGAGGTCGGCTGGATGAAGGATCCCCGGGTCCGCAGCGAGGCCCGGCAGATCCTGGAGCAGAGCCACCTGGAGGTCTGCTACGCCACCCAGCCGGCGATGTTCAGCCAGAAGCTGAGCCTGAACGCCTTCGATCCGGAGGCGCGGCGGCGGGCGCTGAACCAGGTGAAGAACTGCATCCGGGAGGCCGACCAGCTCGGCGCCCGCTGGGTGCGGCTCACGGCCGGCAAGGACCCGGGCCCCGAGCGGCGGGAGGAGGCCAAGGACATCCTGGTCGACTCCCTCCTCCAGATCTGCGAGTTCGCCAGGGAGTACGGCGACCCGGGGCTCACCCTCAAGATCTTCGACCGCTCGATCGACAAGGAGTCGCTCATCGGCCACTTCTCGGACGCCCGGGACGTGGCCGAGCGGGTGCGCAGGCACTTCCCGAAGTTCGGCCTCCTCGCCGACCTGTCCCACTTCCCCCTGCTCGGCGAGGATCCGGCCGAGGCCATCCCGATGATCCGGGAGTGCCTGGTCCACGTCCACATCGGCAACTGCTACCTCAAGGACAGGCGGCACCCCGTCTACGGCGACCTCCAGCCCCGGTTCGACTTCCCCGACAGCGAGGTCACCACGGACGACGTCCGCCGGTTCTTCCGCCTCCTCCTCGACCTGGGGTTCCTGAACCCGCAGGACCGCCCGGTGGTGAGCGCCGAGGTCCGCCCGCTCGTGGCCGGCGAGCGCCCGGAGCTCATCGTGGCGAACGCGAAGCGGGTCATGGAGGAGGCGTGGGCCCTGGCCTGA
- a CDS encoding tartrate dehydrogenase, protein MIHEVAVIPGDGIGPEVVEAALGVLDAAAEAHGGVRFRYTHFPWSCRYYAEHGRMMPEEGLQTLSGFESIFLGAVGWPGVPDHVSLWGLLLPIRRRFEQYINYRPLRLLRGLRSPLKGIEPGDIDLVIVRENNEGEYSNMGGRIYEGTPREIVIQNTVFTRTGTERVVRFAFELARRRSRRLVSATKSNGINFTMPFWDQVVGEIAREYPDVTVSSYHIDALAAYFVLRPKTLDVVVGSNLFGDILSDLAAAIVGGIGLAPSANLNPERKYPSMFEPVHGSAPDIAGKGIANPTAAIWSAALMAEHLGHPDIASAIVQALEDTLAAGIVTPDQGGSAKTADVAAAVKARVRGRS, encoded by the coding sequence GTGATCCACGAGGTGGCGGTGATTCCGGGCGACGGCATCGGGCCGGAGGTGGTGGAGGCGGCGCTGGGGGTGCTGGACGCGGCGGCGGAGGCTCACGGGGGCGTCCGGTTCCGCTACACCCACTTCCCCTGGAGTTGCCGGTACTACGCCGAGCACGGCCGGATGATGCCCGAGGAAGGGCTCCAGACGCTGTCGGGGTTCGAGAGCATCTTCCTGGGTGCGGTGGGCTGGCCGGGGGTGCCGGACCACGTCTCGCTGTGGGGGCTCCTCCTGCCGATCCGGCGCCGGTTCGAGCAGTACATCAACTACCGGCCGCTCCGGCTTCTCCGGGGCCTTCGGAGCCCCCTGAAGGGGATCGAGCCGGGCGACATCGACCTGGTGATCGTCCGGGAGAACAACGAGGGCGAGTACTCCAACATGGGCGGCCGGATCTACGAGGGCACGCCGAGGGAGATCGTCATCCAGAACACCGTGTTCACCCGGACGGGCACCGAGCGGGTGGTACGCTTCGCCTTCGAACTCGCCCGGCGCCGCTCCAGGCGCCTGGTCTCGGCGACCAAGTCGAACGGGATCAACTTCACCATGCCCTTCTGGGACCAGGTCGTGGGGGAGATCGCCCGGGAGTACCCCGACGTGACGGTGTCTTCCTATCACATCGACGCTCTGGCGGCCTACTTCGTCCTCCGGCCCAAGACCCTTGACGTGGTCGTGGGCTCCAACCTCTTCGGCGACATCCTCAGCGACCTGGCCGCGGCCATCGTCGGCGGGATCGGCCTGGCGCCGTCGGCGAACCTCAACCCGGAGCGGAAGTACCCGTCGATGTTCGAGCCGGTGCACGGCTCGGCGCCGGACATCGCCGGGAAAGGCATCGCCAACCCGACGGCGGCGATCTGGTCGGCCGCGCTCATGGCCGAGCACCTCGGACACCCGGACATCGCGAGCGCCATCGTGCAGGCCCTGGAGGACACGCTGGCGGCGGGGATCGTGACGCCGGACCAGGGAGGGTCAGCCAAGACGGCCGACGTGGCGGCGGCCGTGAAGGCACGGGTGCGGGGCCGGAGCTAG
- a CDS encoding dihydrolipoamide acetyltransferase family protein: protein MRGEAAVYEFRLPDIGEGLHEAEVVRWLVAEGERVARDQPLVEVMTDKATVEIPSPVAGTVVSIQVPAGQTAKVGDVLVVLEAAGAAPAGRAGGAPAGAEGAAAAPGVAAPAGTPAEPSAGGPARRILAAPSVRKRARDLGVDLARVPATGPGGRITMEDVERFAGQRQGAPDGVTAPAAPATPAADAAGPAVRAASPAAPAPAAPAPAAPAPAAAPAGTEDVVPLLGLRRRIAERLSRAWREIPHVTSHEEVDVTALAALRDRLAARAEAAGVKLTWMPLVVKAVTIALKDHPYLNATFDEAQGAIVLKRYYHIGVATAVPDGLLVPVIRDADRKSVLAIARELADLVERAHAKTLTASELQGSTFTITNYGRFGGTYGTPIINPPEVAILGVGRVAERPVVRDGQVAVRLTMPLSLSFDHRVIDGEGAARFLNQVAELLSDPDELLLRLG from the coding sequence GTGAGGGGGGAGGCGGCGGTGTACGAGTTCCGGCTGCCGGACATCGGCGAGGGGCTGCACGAGGCGGAGGTCGTCCGCTGGCTCGTGGCCGAGGGCGAGAGGGTGGCCCGCGACCAGCCCCTCGTCGAGGTGATGACCGACAAGGCCACGGTGGAGATCCCCTCGCCCGTCGCCGGGACGGTCGTGTCGATCCAGGTGCCGGCCGGGCAGACGGCGAAGGTCGGGGACGTGCTGGTGGTGCTGGAGGCGGCGGGGGCGGCGCCGGCCGGGCGGGCCGGCGGCGCGCCCGCCGGGGCGGAGGGGGCCGCCGCGGCGCCCGGGGTGGCCGCGCCCGCCGGGACCCCGGCCGAGCCTTCGGCGGGCGGCCCGGCCCGGCGCATCCTGGCCGCCCCGTCGGTGCGCAAGCGGGCCCGGGACCTGGGGGTCGACCTCGCCCGAGTGCCCGCCACCGGGCCCGGCGGCCGGATCACGATGGAGGACGTGGAGCGGTTCGCCGGCCAGCGCCAGGGGGCGCCGGACGGCGTGACGGCCCCGGCCGCGCCGGCGACGCCGGCGGCGGATGCGGCCGGGCCGGCCGTGCGCGCCGCGTCCCCGGCGGCGCCGGCCCCCGCGGCCCCTGCGCCCGCGGCACCGGCCCCCGCGGCGGCCCCGGCCGGGACCGAGGACGTGGTGCCGCTCCTCGGGCTGCGGCGGCGGATCGCCGAGCGGCTGTCCCGGGCGTGGCGGGAGATCCCGCACGTCACCTCCCACGAGGAGGTCGACGTGACCGCCCTGGCCGCGCTGCGGGACCGGCTCGCCGCCCGGGCGGAGGCGGCCGGGGTGAAGCTCACCTGGATGCCGCTGGTCGTCAAGGCCGTGACGATCGCCCTGAAGGACCATCCGTACCTGAACGCCACGTTCGACGAGGCCCAGGGGGCGATCGTCCTCAAGCGGTACTACCACATCGGGGTGGCGACGGCGGTCCCCGACGGCCTCCTGGTGCCGGTGATCCGGGACGCCGACCGCAAGAGCGTCCTGGCGATCGCCCGGGAGCTGGCGGACCTGGTGGAGCGGGCGCATGCCAAGACGCTCACGGCCTCCGAGCTCCAGGGCAGCACGTTCACGATCACGAACTACGGGCGCTTCGGCGGCACGTACGGGACGCCGATCATCAACCCGCCGGAGGTGGCGATCCTGGGGGTGGGCCGGGTGGCAGAGCGGCCCGTGGTGCGGGACGGCCAGGTCGCCGTCCGGCTGACGATGCCGCTGTCGCTCAGCTTCGACCACCGGGTGATCGACGGCGAGGGGGCGGCCCGGTTCCTGAACCAGGTGGCGGAGCTCCTCTCGGACCCCGACGAGCTCCTGCTGAGGCTGGGGTAG
- a CDS encoding alpha-ketoacid dehydrogenase subunit beta, which translates to MARMTMVEALNSALALELERDPRVVILGEDVGKNGGVFRVTDGLMARFGEKRVIDTPLAESGIVGTSIGMAIYGLRPVAEIQFAGFLYLAMNQIASQASRMRFRSGGVFTVPLVIRAPYGGGVRTPELHSDSLEALFLHTPGIKVVIPSSPYDAKGLLAAAIEDPDPVLFLEPMKLYRSVRQEVPEERYTIPLGKAAVVREGQDVTVVAYGQMVPVALEAARQAAGEGIEAEVVDLRTISPLDEETIAASVEKTGRLVTVHEAPRAGGVAAEIAAVVNERCFYSLHASPVRVTGADTPFPVPAVEDFYVPDAPRVLAAIRQVMSA; encoded by the coding sequence GTGGCTAGGATGACGATGGTCGAGGCGCTGAACAGCGCCCTGGCGCTGGAGCTGGAGCGGGACCCCCGGGTGGTGATCCTCGGGGAGGACGTGGGGAAGAACGGCGGCGTCTTCCGGGTCACGGACGGGCTCATGGCCCGCTTCGGGGAGAAGCGGGTGATCGACACGCCGCTGGCGGAGTCGGGGATCGTCGGGACGAGCATCGGGATGGCGATCTACGGCCTGCGGCCGGTGGCGGAGATCCAGTTCGCCGGGTTCCTGTACCTGGCGATGAACCAGATCGCCTCGCAGGCGTCCCGGATGCGGTTCCGGTCGGGCGGGGTGTTCACGGTGCCACTGGTGATCCGGGCCCCGTACGGCGGCGGGGTGCGGACGCCGGAGCTGCACTCGGACAGCCTGGAGGCGCTGTTCCTGCACACGCCGGGGATCAAGGTGGTGATCCCGTCGAGCCCGTACGACGCCAAGGGGCTCCTGGCGGCGGCGATCGAGGACCCGGACCCCGTGCTCTTCCTCGAGCCGATGAAGCTCTACCGCTCCGTGCGGCAGGAGGTGCCGGAGGAGCGGTACACGATCCCGCTGGGGAAGGCGGCGGTGGTGCGGGAGGGCCAGGACGTGACGGTGGTCGCCTACGGGCAGATGGTGCCGGTGGCGCTGGAGGCGGCCCGGCAGGCGGCGGGCGAGGGGATCGAGGCCGAGGTGGTGGACCTGCGGACGATCTCGCCGCTCGATGAGGAGACGATCGCCGCCTCGGTGGAGAAGACGGGGCGGCTGGTGACGGTGCACGAGGCGCCCCGGGCCGGCGGGGTGGCGGCGGAGATCGCGGCGGTCGTGAACGAGCGGTGCTTCTACTCCCTGCATGCTTCGCCGGTGCGGGTGACGGGGGCGGACACCCCGTTCCCGGTGCCGGCGGTGGAGGACTTCTACGTGCCCGACGCGCCGCGGGTGCTGGCGGCCATCCGCCAGGTGATGTCGGCGTGA
- a CDS encoding tripartite tricarboxylate transporter TctB family protein, protein MPARGDRIVALIIAAVAILWWFPTRQLAVASADHSPGPGFFPRLVLIALLVLSGVLFVSTLRPPAADAECGDGALATQGQPPAARSRREPVTAALLLLGLLAYALSLERLGFLVATPVFLGGLFVWQLGWRNWLRAAVTALAVAVGVWAMFDLLLEAALPTWPSF, encoded by the coding sequence ATGCCGGCTCGAGGTGACCGGATCGTCGCGCTGATCATCGCCGCGGTGGCCATCCTGTGGTGGTTCCCGACCCGGCAGCTTGCCGTGGCCTCGGCCGACCATTCCCCGGGGCCGGGCTTCTTTCCGCGCCTGGTGCTCATCGCGCTGCTGGTGCTGTCCGGGGTGCTGTTCGTGTCGACCTTGCGGCCGCCGGCAGCGGACGCCGAGTGCGGCGACGGAGCGCTGGCGACCCAGGGACAGCCTCCCGCGGCCAGGAGCCGGCGGGAGCCCGTGACCGCCGCGCTCCTTCTCCTGGGCCTTCTCGCCTACGCCCTGTCCCTGGAGCGCCTCGGCTTCCTGGTCGCCACGCCGGTCTTCCTGGGCGGCCTCTTCGTGTGGCAACTCGGGTGGCGGAACTGGCTCAGGGCGGCGGTGACCGCCCTGGCGGTGGCGGTGGGGGTGTGGGCGATGTTCGACCTCCTCCTGGAGGCCGCGCTGCCCACCTGGCCGTCTTTCTGA
- the lpdA gene encoding dihydrolipoyl dehydrogenase yields the protein MVVGDIPTATGLLVLGGGPAGYVAAIRAAQLGLQVTLVEPERVGGTCLNSGCIPLKAFLEAAAGARQVARLAEMGVAAGPGRVDFARVRAWTASVVARLTGGVEQLLRAAGVQVVRGRGWFLGPTEVRVEGEHGSQRFTFDAALVATGAEPAAAGGLAVDGERVLTPQQALALPELPAHLAVCGDDYVALELATAFRGLGSEVTLVLPGDQPLPDFEPAAVRQVVAGLKGQGIAVVPRAVLAGLDEAGLRWRSGGEEGVVAASHVVVAGAVRPRTAGLRLEAAGVRTGPDGAIAVDRAQRTSVPHIYAAGDVTGGPFLAHRAMLQARVAAESAAGRAAAYEPQAVPQVVLTDPEVARVGMSAEEARQQGIDAVTARFPFGANGRALTLGRPEGFVLVVAERGSGVVLGVTVVGPRAAELIGEAALAVEMGANLEDLAAVMHPHPGLGEALQESAELALGRPVHVARLR from the coding sequence ATGGTGGTCGGCGACATCCCCACCGCCACGGGGCTCCTGGTGCTGGGCGGCGGGCCGGCCGGGTACGTGGCGGCGATCCGGGCGGCGCAGCTGGGGCTGCAGGTGACCCTGGTCGAGCCGGAGCGGGTGGGCGGGACGTGCCTGAACTCGGGCTGCATCCCCCTGAAGGCGTTCCTGGAGGCGGCGGCCGGGGCCCGGCAGGTGGCCCGGCTGGCGGAGATGGGCGTGGCAGCCGGCCCCGGCCGGGTGGACTTCGCCCGGGTGCGGGCCTGGACGGCGTCGGTGGTGGCCCGGCTCACGGGCGGGGTGGAGCAGCTCCTGCGGGCCGCCGGGGTGCAGGTGGTGCGGGGGCGGGGCTGGTTCCTCGGCCCGACGGAGGTGCGGGTAGAGGGCGAGCACGGCTCGCAGCGCTTCACCTTCGACGCGGCCCTCGTGGCCACCGGGGCGGAGCCGGCGGCGGCCGGGGGGCTGGCGGTGGACGGCGAGCGGGTGCTGACGCCGCAGCAGGCGCTGGCCCTGCCGGAGCTGCCCGCCCACCTGGCGGTCTGCGGTGACGACTACGTCGCCCTGGAGCTGGCCACGGCCTTCCGGGGGCTGGGGAGCGAGGTGACGCTTGTCCTGCCGGGGGACCAGCCGCTGCCGGACTTCGAGCCCGCCGCCGTCCGGCAGGTGGTGGCGGGGCTCAAGGGGCAGGGGATCGCCGTGGTGCCCCGGGCGGTGCTGGCCGGCCTGGATGAGGCAGGGCTGCGGTGGCGATCCGGCGGCGAAGAGGGGGTCGTGGCGGCGAGCCACGTGGTGGTCGCCGGCGCGGTGCGGCCCCGCACCGCAGGCCTGCGGCTGGAGGCGGCGGGGGTGCGCACCGGCCCGGACGGGGCGATCGCCGTGGACCGGGCGCAGCGCACCTCCGTCCCCCACATCTACGCCGCCGGGGACGTCACGGGCGGTCCCTTCCTGGCGCACCGGGCGATGCTGCAGGCCCGGGTGGCGGCGGAGTCGGCCGCCGGCCGGGCGGCGGCGTACGAGCCCCAGGCCGTGCCCCAGGTGGTGCTGACCGACCCGGAGGTGGCCCGGGTCGGCATGAGTGCGGAAGAGGCCCGGCAGCAGGGGATCGACGCCGTCACCGCCCGGTTCCCCTTCGGCGCGAACGGCCGGGCCCTCACCCTGGGCCGCCCGGAGGGGTTCGTCCTCGTGGTGGCCGAGCGGGGCTCGGGGGTGGTGCTCGGGGTCACGGTGGTCGGACCCCGGGCGGCGGAGCTCATCGGCGAGGCGGCCCTGGCCGTCGAGATGGGCGCCAACCTGGAGGACCTCGCCGCCGTCATGCACCCGCACCCCGGGCTGGGGGAGGCGCTGCAGGAGAGCGCCGAACTCGCCCTGGGCCGGCCGGTCCACGTGGCGCGGCTCAGATGA
- a CDS encoding secondary thiamine-phosphate synthase enzyme YjbQ, producing MRFHTKYLTFNTEKRQAIVDITDEVERALAESGIREGMVLVSAMHITASVFVNDHEPGLWEDILDWLEGHIAPWKRHPARGGDYLHNRTGEDNAAAHLRSLTIGHEVILPITAGRLDLGPWQRVFYGEWDGRRPKRVVLKFMGE from the coding sequence GTGCGGTTTCACACCAAGTACCTTACCTTCAACACCGAGAAGCGCCAGGCCATCGTCGACATCACGGACGAGGTCGAGCGCGCCCTGGCGGAGAGCGGCATCCGGGAGGGCATGGTGCTGGTGAGCGCCATGCACATCACCGCCTCCGTGTTCGTCAACGACCACGAGCCGGGGCTGTGGGAGGACATCCTCGACTGGCTCGAGGGGCACATCGCGCCCTGGAAGCGCCACCCAGCCCGGGGCGGCGACTACCTCCACAACCGGACCGGGGAGGACAACGCCGCGGCGCACCTCCGGAGCCTCACGATCGGCCACGAAGTGATCCTGCCGATCACCGCCGGCCGGCTCGACCTCGGGCCCTGGCAGCGCGTGTTCTACGGCGAGTGGGACGGCCGCCGGCCCAAGCGCGTTGTCCTGAAGTTCATGGGGGAGTGA
- a CDS encoding tripartite tricarboxylate transporter permease yields the protein MPEAVQAALAMVLSGEGLLSILAGVLIGLVVGCVPGLNVTMGMILLLPFTFSLEPASAVGLLMGIYISAMTAGAVPPVLFGIPGVPSSAATVMDGYALCRQGRAGKALGVAMLVGIVGGLIGVALLMVSAPLIARVALNFGPAEIFAVVLFGLTSISEVTGMGLVKSLIAAGLGLMLTTIGMDPLLGTARYNFGSAAPVEVDLVAAMLGVFAIPRVIEQLVRRPGREAVTLDYRVSAELPTWAELRSLWWVLLLSSLIGVFAGAIPGPGGPVAVFLSYDLVRRLSKSPDPPFGQGNLAGVAAPEAANNAITGGALIPMLTLGVPGEPPAAVLMGALLIHGLRPGPLLFQQNAAFVYSIFLAMLVGNLFSLVISVWAIRLYVNVLRIPKAYLMPVILVLAVVGSYSISHNMADVYVMLGLGLVSYLLEKGGFPTMPMVLGLVLGGTAESEFRRALILSAGDYTVFLRSPISLTFLVAAFLWVFGPTLWQVVRGLRPAATESD from the coding sequence GTGCCCGAGGCCGTGCAGGCCGCACTGGCGATGGTGCTGAGCGGGGAAGGCCTCCTGTCGATCCTGGCCGGGGTCCTCATCGGGCTCGTGGTCGGGTGCGTGCCGGGGCTCAACGTGACGATGGGGATGATCCTCCTCCTGCCGTTCACGTTCTCCCTGGAGCCCGCATCGGCCGTGGGCCTCCTGATGGGCATCTACATCTCGGCGATGACGGCGGGGGCCGTCCCCCCGGTCCTCTTCGGCATCCCCGGGGTGCCGTCGTCCGCCGCCACCGTGATGGACGGATACGCTCTCTGCCGCCAGGGTCGGGCCGGCAAGGCGCTCGGCGTGGCGATGCTGGTCGGGATCGTGGGCGGGCTCATCGGCGTGGCGCTCCTGATGGTCAGCGCGCCCCTCATCGCCCGGGTGGCCCTGAACTTCGGCCCGGCGGAGATCTTCGCGGTCGTGCTGTTCGGCCTCACCTCGATCTCCGAGGTCACCGGCATGGGGCTCGTCAAGTCCTTGATCGCCGCCGGGCTCGGGCTCATGCTGACGACGATCGGCATGGACCCGCTCCTGGGCACCGCCCGGTACAACTTCGGCTCGGCGGCGCCGGTGGAGGTCGACCTGGTGGCGGCCATGCTGGGCGTCTTCGCCATCCCGCGGGTGATCGAGCAGCTGGTGCGGCGCCCGGGGCGGGAGGCCGTGACGCTGGACTACCGGGTCTCGGCCGAACTGCCCACCTGGGCCGAACTCCGGAGCCTGTGGTGGGTGTTGCTGCTCTCCTCGCTCATCGGGGTCTTCGCCGGGGCGATCCCGGGTCCGGGCGGCCCTGTGGCGGTCTTCCTCTCCTACGACCTCGTGCGCCGCCTGAGCAAGAGTCCCGATCCGCCGTTCGGCCAGGGGAACCTGGCCGGCGTGGCGGCGCCCGAAGCGGCGAACAACGCCATCACCGGCGGCGCCCTCATCCCGATGCTCACCCTCGGCGTGCCCGGTGAACCCCCGGCGGCGGTCCTCATGGGCGCCCTGCTGATCCACGGCCTGCGGCCCGGTCCGCTGCTCTTTCAGCAGAACGCCGCCTTCGTCTACTCGATCTTCCTGGCGATGCTCGTCGGCAACCTCTTCAGCCTCGTCATCTCGGTCTGGGCCATCCGGCTCTACGTCAACGTCCTCCGGATCCCCAAGGCGTACCTGATGCCGGTCATCCTCGTGCTGGCCGTGGTCGGGTCGTACTCGATCAGCCACAACATGGCCGACGTGTACGTCATGCTCGGCCTCGGCCTCGTGAGCTACCTGCTGGAGAAGGGCGGGTTCCCCACCATGCCGATGGTGCTGGGTCTCGTCCTCGGCGGCACGGCGGAGAGCGAGTTCCGGCGGGCCCTCATCCTCAGCGCGGGCGACTACACGGTGTTCCTCCGGAGCCCCATCAGCCTCACGTTTCTTGTCGCCGCCTTCCTGTGGGTCTTCGGCCCCACCCTCTGGCAGGTCGTCCGGGGGCTCCGTCCGGCGGCGACCGAGAGCGACTGA
- the pdhA gene encoding pyruvate dehydrogenase (acetyl-transferring) E1 component subunit alpha, with amino-acid sequence MPDLFLTPRQVLAPDGTVVGPVPDLPPDRLVGFLRWMYLGRYFSDRMVNLQRQGRMGTFGPIAGQEAASVGLAAPLEGRDWLVGSYRELLSYFVKGVPMLALMQVYRGYVGDQYPPEARCLPIQIVIGAHITHAVGIAMAARIAGDDAVALAAFGDGASSEGDVHEAMNFAGVYKAPVVFVLQNNHWAISTHRSRQSAAATLAQRAAGYGFPGVVVDGNDVLATYAVVKEAVDRARAGDGPTLIEAITYRYGAHTTADDPTRYRPDEELKEWQARDPITRYRRFLLDRGLLDEAADRQLQEQVAAEVDAAVEQLEAMSPTPPERIFDIVYAEPTPQLRAQRAEMAARTGGGRRG; translated from the coding sequence TTGCCCGACTTGTTCCTGACGCCCCGCCAGGTGCTCGCCCCCGACGGCACCGTGGTGGGGCCGGTCCCGGACCTGCCACCGGACCGGCTGGTGGGCTTCCTGCGCTGGATGTACCTCGGCCGCTACTTCTCCGATCGTATGGTGAACCTGCAGCGGCAGGGCCGGATGGGCACCTTCGGACCGATCGCCGGCCAGGAGGCGGCGTCGGTGGGCCTGGCGGCACCGCTGGAGGGCCGGGACTGGCTCGTGGGGTCGTACCGCGAGCTCCTGTCGTACTTCGTCAAGGGCGTGCCGATGCTCGCCCTGATGCAGGTGTACCGCGGCTACGTCGGCGATCAGTACCCGCCCGAAGCCCGCTGTCTACCGATCCAGATCGTCATCGGGGCCCACATCACCCATGCCGTGGGCATCGCCATGGCGGCCCGGATCGCCGGCGACGACGCCGTGGCGCTGGCCGCCTTCGGCGACGGGGCCTCGTCGGAGGGCGACGTCCACGAGGCGATGAACTTCGCCGGGGTGTACAAGGCGCCGGTGGTGTTCGTGCTCCAGAACAACCACTGGGCGATCAGCACCCACCGCAGCCGGCAGAGCGCCGCCGCGACGCTCGCCCAGCGGGCGGCCGGCTACGGCTTCCCCGGGGTGGTGGTCGACGGCAACGACGTCCTGGCGACCTACGCCGTGGTCAAGGAGGCGGTCGACCGGGCCCGGGCGGGCGACGGCCCGACCCTCATCGAGGCGATCACGTACCGCTACGGCGCCCACACCACCGCCGACGACCCCACCCGCTACCGCCCCGACGAGGAACTGAAGGAGTGGCAGGCCCGCGACCCGATCACCCGCTACCGCCGGTTCCTGCTGGACCGGGGGCTGCTGGACGAGGCCGCCGACCGGCAGCTGCAGGAGCAGGTGGCGGCCGAGGTGGACGCGGCGGTGGAGCAGCTCGAGGCCATGTCGCCGACCCCGCCGGAGCGGATCTTCGACATCGTGTATGCGGAGCCGACGCCGCAGCTGCGGGCGCAGCGGGCCGAGATGGCGGCCCGGACGGGGGGTGGCCGCCGTGGCTAG
- a CDS encoding Bug family tripartite tricarboxylate transporter substrate binding protein — MRRRLILALVPMFVAILVAGCGGRAAAPKYPTKPIEMTVLFGAGSSADLVARQLASGLEKVLGQPVAVVNRTGAGGAVGYNYVKTKPADGYSIVWNSNSISTAYYAGNMKLTYKDFDPVAQVSVETATIAVAADSPWKTLPELIEYARQNPGKVRIGNSGNGSYTHLTAAALAKAAGIEVIHVPFGQGLAVSSLLGGKIEASVQLPAEIMSQYQAGKVRILAVTDSERDPALPDVPTAKEQGVDLVMNLWRGVAAPSGTPKEVIQVLEGAIQKVVTSDEFKEASKKLSFRPAFLGAQDFGKLIADDDARIGQLMADLGLRKTQ, encoded by the coding sequence GTGAGGCGCAGGCTCATTCTGGCTCTCGTCCCGATGTTCGTGGCCATCCTCGTCGCCGGGTGTGGCGGCAGGGCCGCCGCCCCCAAGTATCCCACGAAGCCGATCGAGATGACCGTGCTCTTCGGCGCCGGTAGCAGCGCCGACCTCGTGGCCCGCCAGCTCGCGTCGGGCCTCGAGAAGGTCCTGGGGCAGCCCGTGGCGGTGGTGAACCGCACCGGGGCGGGCGGCGCTGTCGGTTACAACTACGTCAAGACCAAGCCGGCGGACGGGTACAGCATCGTCTGGAACTCGAACTCGATCTCGACGGCGTATTACGCCGGCAACATGAAGCTCACGTACAAGGACTTCGACCCGGTCGCGCAGGTGAGCGTGGAGACGGCGACCATCGCCGTGGCGGCGGACTCGCCGTGGAAGACCCTGCCGGAGCTCATCGAGTACGCCAGGCAGAACCCCGGCAAGGTGCGGATCGGCAACTCCGGCAACGGCAGCTACACCCACCTGACGGCGGCCGCCCTCGCCAAGGCCGCGGGGATCGAGGTCATCCACGTTCCGTTCGGCCAGGGGCTGGCGGTCTCGAGCCTCCTGGGGGGCAAGATCGAGGCCAGCGTCCAGTTGCCGGCGGAGATCATGTCGCAGTACCAGGCCGGGAAGGTGCGGATCCTGGCGGTGACCGACTCCGAGCGGGACCCGGCACTGCCCGACGTGCCCACGGCGAAGGAGCAGGGCGTCGACCTGGTCATGAACCTGTGGCGCGGCGTGGCCGCACCGTCGGGCACGCCGAAGGAGGTCATCCAGGTCCTCGAGGGCGCCATCCAGAAGGTCGTCACCAGCGACGAGTTCAAGGAGGCCAGCAAGAAGCTCTCGTTCCGGCCGGCGTTCCTGGGCGCCCAGGACTTCGGCAAGCTCATCGCCGACGACGATGCCCGCATCGGACAGCTCATGGCGGACCTGGGCCTGCGCAAGACGCAGTGA